CCGACGGACCCAAAGGCCAGGCGTTGAATCTCAAAAAATGTGGATTCAGGGGCGCCGTTCAGGCCTGGCATCACACCTCCGACCCACAGAATTAAAACCACCCATCCATTGAGTAGGAGACCCACCCACACAACTTGCGTGGCCCTTTTCTCTCCCCACAGCTCACTAATAAGATCGGTGCAGAGAAAGGTGACGGGATAGGGGAGGGCCCCAACGGCCACCACGATTGGCCAAGATCCAATCTGCCCTAGGGCTAGGAATCGTGTCAGGCCAAGGATGTTGAGCATCCCCAGGGTGCCAAGAAAGAGCCCGGCCAGCACAAGAAATACCAGGTCTCGCCTGGCTTTGATTTGGCGTGTGGTGATTGTGGATGATGCCGACATGGGGTTCGTCGTTCATCGTTTGCGTCTTGACAGTCTGGTCATTCGGGTTGTGTTGACATGCCATCTGGAATGGCGCGGCTGGATTGCCTTGTCTTGATGACAATGCATAGAGCTGAGTGGTTGAACCATGGATCATCGCTCCAGCGACTTGTTGAGCCATCCAGCCCACGACCCCAGATTTTCAGCCCTCCCTCAAGTCTTTTTCTGCCGCCCTGCGGAGGTCGTTGGACCTGACTTGATTGGGTGTTTGATCGTGAAACGCCAAG
The window above is part of the Synechococcus sp. WH 8020 genome. Proteins encoded here:
- a CDS encoding queuosine precursor transporter; the protein is MSASSTITTRQIKARRDLVFLVLAGLFLGTLGMLNILGLTRFLALGQIGSWPIVVAVGALPYPVTFLCTDLISELWGEKRATQVVWVGLLLNGWVVLILWVGGVMPGLNGAPESTFFEIQRLAFGSVGASMVAYLTAQFVDVRLFHFWKERTNGKALWLRNNGSTLVSQLVDTSAVVLISHYATHVLPIRAGEAVLPQLGAFIASGYLFKALAAFADTLPFIWLTAWLRDWLEIQGDGKEIIP